The following is a genomic window from Mus pahari chromosome 1, PAHARI_EIJ_v1.1, whole genome shotgun sequence.
TAGTGAGGCTGACTTAGTGTCAGGCCCAGTCTGAGATGAATCAGCTCCTGTTCTCTGCCACAACTCCCTGGCTGTAAACAGGCAGATTAAACTGTCATCAGAGCTGAGTCTAAGGGTTATGGCTAGAGGAATATAAAGggatatgagtgtgtgtgtgtgtgtgtgtgtgtgtgtgtgtgtgtactccagAAGACTGCTAGGATCAGGTGACTTGTAATGACCCAGAAGGCAGTTCTCAGGATCCTAGATGTGGAGGCACGCTCTGAAACCGAAGGCTAAGTGTTACCTGCCAGCTGTGGCCAGGGGATTCTTGGCTTGAAGGGCCTGAGGATTTGGTCTTTCCAGGAGGTAAGTTCAGGATGCAAGAAAAATCAAAGGTTAGGGTTGAAGTCTCCTGTTAGCACAGGTTCGGTCAGTAATCCCAGTGAGGTAGGagattcaggagttcaaggccaacccaagCTGCCCATCTGGCTAATGCCcattaagacattaaaaaaaaaaaagacagaaggctagttgggagaggcaggaggcagctcGTGGTAACTGCAGGTTCAAGGGACAGAACTGGAGATGACAGAGGGTGGTGGGAGATGTGGGTCTGATAAAGAGACCTAGGTCCTGAGGGCTGGGTTGAATcacaagatggaaggagggatgggaaagCCAGTCTTCTTCCGAATGTGGTTCCCCAGAGCGGCAGGAGCAGGTCTCTCCTCTCAGGCCCCTAGGTCACTGCGGATCTCTAAACCACACCCACGGACACCCAGGCGTAGGACAgctgccctttcctttcccctctggtGCTTTCTGGGATGGGGGTGTGAGTGGAAACCAGCGTCGCTATGGCAACCAGGCCGGGTGGTCGGGCCCTGGAGCCCTGGGAGCCAGCGAAGGCGAGAGGCGGGGCAGCGGGAGGCGCCAGGGCTGCGCAGCGGGGCGGGGGCCTGGGTCTCCCGGGAGGAGCTGGGGAACACCGGGCGCCTCTCGCGGAGGTGCACGCCAAGTTCTCGGGTGAGTGTGCACGCGTGTGAGCTGGCCCGAGGCGCACGGGCGGGCGTGAGCGCGAGCACACGTGTCGAGTGTGCACTTGCGTGCGTTCTGGGGCCCGTGTCTGGCCCTCTGCGCCCCGCGCCCCTCCCGGCCGCCCGCAGCAGCTCCCGCCACTCCCGCCCCGCGTCGCTTCTCGCTCGGTCCTCGCCCGCCGCGCCGCAGTCGCCGCCGCCGCCCAGCCTGCGCCCACGGGCCGCCCGTGCCGGGCACCTGTTGGAGGCTCAGGGACAGGTGCGGGGGCTGGACCGGCCAGGGGAGCgcgggtgagggtgagggtgagaggCGGAGAAAACGAGGCAGGGGGTCCCTCCCTACCTTGGGAGGATCGATGACCCGGGTTAgggataggcaggcaggcagaagctTGGGCTGAGTGAAGAGAAGCCTAGAGGGGTGGGTGACACCCTGAAAAGCCCCGCGCCTGATGCAGAAGACGGCCAGAGCTTCAGAGCAGCAAAGGAGGGAAGCTGTGGGGTCCCCGGAGGACTTGGGATGGGGACAAAGGGAGAGCCCAGGATGAGAGGAAAACCCTGTAAAGGTGACAGAGGGACAATGTGCAGGTAGTGGGCAGGGTTAAGGGGGAGTCACGACCTGTCTGCCAGGACTGATCTGGCAACCCAGCCAGCCCCTTGTGAAGCCAGGCCTCCTGCCTGCCCACCAGCTAGCGCAGATTATCCTCTCCCTCGACACCTAGGAAGGGAGGGCAGTGAGACTCCTACAGACCCCAGCCGGCCACTCCAGCTCTACACCCGTCTCCCAGCCAGAGGTGCTGCATGAGGGGCCGCAGGGGCGATCGCATGACCATCAACATCCAGGAGCACATGGCCATCAACGTGTGCCCTGGACCCATCAGGCCCATCCGCCAGATCTCCGACTACTTCCCTCGCAGGGGGCCAGGACCAGAGGGTGGCGGCGGCACGGGCTGCGGGGAAGCCCCAGCTCATCTGGCCCCTCTGGCTCTGGCCCCCCCTGCGGCTCTCCTTGGGGCCACTACACCCGACGATGGAGCTGAGGTAGACAGCTACGACTCAGATGATACCAGTGAGTCTGGGGGCTCAGCGAGCTTGTGGGAGGGAGCAGCCTCCTGAATGTGTGTGcgtggaggatggggaggagggagggcagtcCCGCCACCACAGCTGCAGTCTGGGTGCAGATTACAGCTTCAGCAAGGCTCAATATTCAATATTTCTGCTGAGACACTCCACCACCCACACAGACAGTTGCGGCCGAGCCAGGGACCTAGACGCAGGCATGCACATGGCTGCTCAGCCTCCTGCACAAACACTGGCAGGCCAGCAGAGATGTGGACACATCCTTTTAGCCACCAGGTCTCACACCTTGACCTGGACCAGAGACTCAtgctatcttctctctctctctcctcgccTTTTTCTGCAGCCGCTCTGGGCACACTGGAATTTGACCTTCTTTATGATCAGGCTTCCTGCATGCTGCACTGTAGAATCCTCAGGGCCAAGGTGTGTATCCCTCCTTCTTCGGCTGTCACCCTGGGGGAGAGGTTCCATCTTCCCCCCAATCAGAGCGTactccttcctgctccttctgcaTCTCTGGAACTGTACTCTGTGGGGGATCTAGTcctgcaggaggcaggagaaagacTTGGGAGTCTAAAGTCCCCTTTGCCTCCCTTCCTCCAGGGCCTCAAGCCCATGGATTTCAATGGCCTGGCTGACCCCTACGTAAAGCTACACCTCCTGCCAGGAGCCTGCAAGGTATGTTTCCTTCAGGACTAGCTTGGTTTATGggtcccttcccacccccaactTAAGCCTTTGAGGCCGACAGGGCCCATGCATCAGAACCCTTTGTCTCCATGCCCCAGGCCAATAAGCTAAAAACCAAGACACAGAGGAACACACTGAACCCTGTGTGGAATGAGGAGCTGACGTACAGTGGAATCACAGATGATGACATCACCCATAAGGTGCTCAGGTGAGGGCTTTTCCTTGAGGCAGCACCTTTGGGAAAGCTGTCATTGTAATGTTTGTTTGGTCCATCTCTTTATGTCCCATCAAGCCCGTCTTGTTGACACCCCACCATAACCAGTGgctccccagcccctcagcaGCAGGTTCAAATGTTCTTGCAGGTCTTCTAGCTGAGGCCTAGGTTTGGCGTCTGAAGGCCTTCAGCTGTGCCTACATGTTCTTGGTTTCCCCTGCCAACCTCAGTCTTTGAAATCTGAGGCTCAGCCCCAAACACGCTTCTTCTGGAAAGATTTCTCTGCTTTCCAAGACCCCCTTCCAGAGCCTTTGGCTTCAGTCAGATCTACACACCCCGGGGCTGCCTGCCCTATGCCATAGCTACCTATAATCTGAGGAGGGAAGTCTTCCCGGTCAGAGAACTTGCCATCACCCTAGGTGTGAGAAGCACCCCTAGAGGGGCGTGTGGCAGCTGAGTCCAGGTCAGGAGAAACTTCTTCCTTTACTCTTGGGTGACAGAGAGCTTCTTATCATGGGAGACACAAAGGTAGCAGCAGCGAAGTTGGCCTCACAGTAGACAACGGACCCTCCAGGTCACAGGCAGCTCgggctagtcttgaacttaaTGCTTAGGATCAcagtgccaccatacccagctcctaGGGAGCATTTCTTTGCTTTAATCCTCATGACAGTGTTAGGGCACTgggtgacttgcccaaggtcacacaggtaATGAGCAGGGCTGGAATTTCAACACACCTTCATACCCGTAACCACTCCTGTCTCAATACCACACTGCTGCACCTGGGCCTTGCTCAAATGGTGAAAAAACAGGGCACCCAAGTCAATCGGGAGTCATTGGCTGGTTACTACCACTGTGTCTGGCTGTACCcacccagacacacatgtagtGTTCAGCTGGCACTTGTCCCCGGGTGGGGAATGGAGCAGTTCTAGAAGCTGTGAGGACATCCTGTTCAGCTGGGTGATTCTTGATAAGATACTGGACAGCCTTGGGCAGATCCAATTGCCCTTCTCAAGCTcccacccattttacagatgaggtgAACTTAGGGCAGAGCTGGGACTGGTCTGAGGACCTTTTTCTCCCTCCGGAGTGGGGCTCAGTTACCCAGGGGCCCTGACCCTGCAGTTCCCCGCCAGGATCTCTGTCTGTGATGAGGACAAGCTGAGCCACAATGAATTTATTGGGGAGATCCGAGTGCCCCTCCGTCgcctcaagccttcacagaagAAGCACTTTAACATCTGCCTTGAGCGCCAGGTCCCGGTCCGTGTGGGGCTAAcaggtatgggggaggggatcCTGAAAGTTCAGCTTGCCagaacattttctttcccctctcagcTTCCTTCGCCCTCTTCAATGTCTGCGGCGCTGAGGGGCATATCCTGTTACCTGAAGGAGGTGAGGCGCATGATGCTGAGAACCCTGtctgggtgggaggtggggagagccTGTagactcacctctgcctccttctctggcagctagagcaggcagagcagggtCCTGGGCTGCTAGAAGAGCGCGGGCGCATCCTGCTGAGCCTCAGCTACATCTCTCAGAGGCACGGGCTGCTGGTGGGCATCGTTCGCTGTGCTCACCTGGCTGCAATGGATGTTAACGGCTACTCTGACCCTTATGTGAAGACGTGAGCCCTTGCCCAAGCCTGACCCCAGCCTGACTGCTCTGGGGCCTAGCCTGTCTCTAACTTCACGTTCCTCTCTTCCCCCTAGGTACTTGAGACCAGATGTGGATAAGAAATCCAAGCACAAAACATGTGTAAAGAAGAAGACGCTAAATCCGGAATTTAATGAGGTAAGAATGTCAGGGAGCAGAAATAAAGTTGGGCTGGGGACAGCGATGTGGTTAGAGTCTCACAGAAAGCACCGCCTGCCTTTGTTCTCAGGAATTCTTCTATGAGATGGAACTTTCCACTCTGGCCACTAAGACCCTGGAAGTCACAGTCTGGGACTACGACATTGGCAAATCCAATGACTTCATAGGTGAGTGGAGGAGCCTGCCAGGTGCCCTGAGGGAAGTGGAGGAGAGTGGGCACTGACAGGTTGGCCCGCCTTGCCTGTTCTTCAGGTGGTGTGTCTCTGGGGCCCGGAGCCCGGGGAGAGGCCCAGAAACACTGGAATGACTGTCTACATCAGCCGGACACAGCCCTGGAGCGCTGGCATACCCTGACCAGTGAGCTGCCCCCCGCAGCAGGGGCTTACCCTTCGGCTTGAGTGAACAGCAGCTATCCATCACAGGCCCTCTGGGGCCGGGTCCAGTACCCAACCTTCGCACGAGTGTGTTGCACGTTTACATGGGGTGGGATGCCCCTGCCCAACACTACCTGTCTTATTTTTGTGAGTCTCTGTGACGGGTCTGTCTTCTTGTGGGGGACTGTGGAGAGCTATATTCACATATGCAAacttcctcctgcctgccttgctGTTACCTGCCAATATGCAACTCCCCGTGCACAGGGCGGGCCATGTGGGAGTCTCCTGCCAGTGCCCACCCCATCCTGCAGCTCCTGTCTTGGCCTTCTAGGCTGCCTGGTCCCCTGCCccacagggaggggagggggtcgGATCAGGGAAGATTAGGAGGACATTTCCAAATAGAGGAaaggacaaggaaagaaagagccaCCTCTTTAATACAGAGCCTTCATTAAATCGTCCCAGCCCTGCGCAGCCGCCCTTCTAAAGGGGCGGCCACCGTAGGTCTCTACCTCCCTAAGATGTAGCAGACCCTTTTGGCCACTCGTTTAAATAACTGTTCCCTGGATGGGGCTGGGATGTAAGGGCAGGACCCTGCCACCTTCCTCGGGGACAATGTGCATGTTTACGCCTTTTCTGATTGTGTCAGTGGCCAAAGCATGGCAACTGGGCATCAATAAACATCTCTTGAGGAAGTGGGCTCGAGTGTGCTGGCACGGGAGGAGTGCAGTGAGGTGTCTGGTGCTGGATGGCTACTCTGGAATGTCGATCACCAGGTCGTCATCTCCGTCCAGGGCGTCATCCCCGCTGCCTGCATCGCTGAACATCTGCTGAGGGACGGTGCTCAGGATTGTATGTGGAGGCAtcttgggaggaggcaggggggTCAGGGCTGCCCCAACACTGGCACCAGAACCCCTGGCTGGGAAAGCCAGTGGCCCACCCACGGGGCAGTCAGGGGGTCCCACCGCCATCTGTAGCAGGGGGAGAAACATAAAGAGGTCTAGTCAGACGCATTGGCACGAGGAAGATGCACAGTACCCACTGAAAAGCAGtttaaggtgtgtgtgggggcccACTGCAGCCCCTCAGTCTCACGCCATGAAGTTCCTGGGGTGAGGGGCAGTGATGGAGGCAtgatggggatggggtgaggggagtCTGACAGGGAGCCTGACAGAAAAGCTGGGCTCTTCCTTTTCTAGCAAGGCACTCTGGTTGCTCTGTGCTAGCAGTTACAGCCAGATTCAGGACCAgtgccttcctcctgcctctgggcaCCACCTGCCACCACAGGTcggctctccctcctcctcctgtgggaTTCATTGGGTTATAGTAGGCATCACAGGCTACCTAAGCCAGAAGCCTAAGCAGTAGCTTTGCTCCCCAGTTTCTATGACATTGAGGATGAGCCCCTCCTTGGGACCCCAGCAGCCACCAGCCTGGGCCAGGACCTTCTCTCAGCTCACCTGGTCTAGGTCCCAGCCTCCTAACTGGACTCCCTGCCTTCAGCCTctcccagctccagctcctcctccacacTGCGGCCAGAGTGATCACTCTAGAACACAAACCTGAGCATGTCACTCCTCTGCCTGAGGGCCTTGGCCTTGGCTGCCCTCAGGATGGGCAGTGAAGTGTGCCTAACAGGCTGGCTCCATTCCATCTGTCAAAGTCACGCCTTGTCCTCTAAGGTTGAAAGGACTCTGCTTGCCCCACCCTGCCAGGTCCTCACACATCCTCCCTGGAGAGAACTCTCTGGATGCTTGTGACAGCTCATGTGCCATGGGCACAAACTGAACACCTAATATGGCCTAGGCGATGTCTACCAACAATCTCTACTTTATAGACAATCCTAGAAGAGAGGTGGGGTCATATGTCAGAGGAAAGAACTGGTGTAGAAACAGAAGTTAAAGGAATAGGGTGCTGGCCCTCACTGCACAGCACCCAAGGTGGCCATGCGGCCGGGGCAGCAGGCAGCACCTATGTGTGGTCTCTACAGTGACCTCCTGACATTGCCATCTCTGCCTGGTCTGTGGGCTGCTCTTTGCTTTTCAAGGACCCCCTCCCTTACCTCTGCTTGTGAAGTGATGTGGGGGAGCTAGAGAAGGCGAAGTCTCAGAAAACATGGATGACAGACAGGAGGGCCAACTCTGGAAAGAACCAGGACccctgtggtggtctgaatgagaatgcctCCCCCATAGGCtcttatgtttgaatatttggtccctagCTGGTGACACTGTATGGTGTTAAGTagctggccttgttggaggaggtgtgtctgtCGCTAGAGGTGAGGTTGGACTTCCTGAAAGCTCTCAGTCTTCTCAGCTAGCTCAGgtgctctttctctcccctctgcctgccCCAGACTCATGGGTTCGAGTCCTCTAAAACCACAAGTCCCAAATAAGTGTCACAGCGAtggaaaagtaaccaagacaaccCAAATGCACAGAGAATTGGATGCATACACATGACTAAAGAGGACAACTCCAGGGGGACCAGGCCTCTACAGGATCCCCTTGACATCACCACCTTGCTCCCCAGGACTTCCTCAGCAAGACCAAGAGCAGCCAATGAGGCTCTATGGGGCTGCCAAGGCACAGGCAATGGCTAGGCTATGTTCTTGCCCTTCACTCATTTTAGCCTCTCCATGACTGAAACAGAGTTCAGTGACACGCCCAAGGTCACATGGTGAGTATGTGAAAGTGCTGGATTCAAATCCAGCTGAGGCCAAAGCTCCAGCACACTTGCCACCTCCTCTATTGCCCTCCTAGAAGCCTCTGGGCCTCGGCTCTTTAGTGTGAGCATCTAGGCCTCCCTTACTTTTCAGTGTCCTTCAGCCATACTGTGCGTTCCCCAACCCCCTCATTCTGGGACTATCTTAATCTTACTGACCCTGTGCTCCATTAGCCCCTCCATGGTTCCCCATGCCCGGAAGCACAGTTGACTCTGGCTCTTCCCTGCCAACCCAGTCACCGCATCCAAACATGCCTAGGCTCTTACCTGCCCTAGGTTGCCATGCCTTGTTTTCTCCCGCTGCCCTGAATGCTTTCAGCAAAGGCCAGTATGCATCACTATCCCAACTGTTTCCCCAGGTCAAACTATGGGCTTTGAAAATGCCAGGCAAGAACTACTATTGAAACACATGCCTAGTCCTAAGAATTCATACTTAATCCTTGGGAACTAGagtacaggtagttgtgagctgctgttcAGCGTGGGCCCCTCGGAAGAGCAGCAAACCACCTTAAGCACTGAGCCCTTTTTCTAATCCCCAGAATTCATCCATTCaccctttatttttctctctcccctccctatTCCTTCTTTCTCAGACAGAGATACAGCCccggctggcctagaacttgctacatagatCAGGATAGCATCAGACTCAtagagtcacctgcctctgccttccacgtgTTGGACTTAAGGTGTACAGCACCATGCCAGGCGGCGCTCACACTCTCAGTCACTATAAATACACTCTCTGATTCGGCTTGTGCTGTCAGAGCTCATCAGCCTGGTCCCTactcagctctgcctcccagctgGTGGGCATTACCATGTCTCATTATCTTAGGCTTGCTTCTCTCACTCCAGAGCCCTGCCTTTCCCATTCTCCATTCATACCACCCTACAGAGGCCCAGCTCACACAGGTACTGTCTTGCGAGCATTTCCAGATGTCCTCTCCACAGGACTCCCTTCTAGAATCAGCTACTCCCATCCTCCTCATCTCAGGGAAGAgcctggaatcctgggatcccTTCTCCTCTTCACAAACTGGGCTCTCCAGAACCCCACAGACCTTCTCTGACATGGATCCATGGTACACTTTGCAGGGTTCTTGCACTCACTGCCTTCTCACCATCTGACTGTACCCAGGCCTGTCTCCACAGAACCGTGCTGTCCATGTGTCTAAAAATGCAAGCTGAACTAGACCTTGCCCTGCTCCCTGCCCAAGCGGCTCTCGCTCCACTCCCACGCAACCTAGTCTCTCTAGCACCTCAAGCCCCACGTGCTTCCACCCTTGGCACTTATCTGCTCTCATCACTGGCCCAGCTTCCTccccatttgttttgttttgtttttttgtttttttttgcttgtttgttgccttgaactcataagaattcacctacctctgtctccatagtgctgggattaaggacatgAGCTATCACACACCTAGCTtcctcatcttttatttttttattttattttttttttgagtcagggtctctctgtatagccctggctgtcctggaactcactttgtagaccaggctggcctcgaactcagaaatccacctgcctcagcctcccgagtgctgggattaaaggcgtgtgccaacatgCCCGGCGCTTCCTCATCTTTTAATGAGCCTTTCCCAGACTCCTCGTGGCCTATTTCCTGTATGCTCTCAATGGCACCCTAGATTATTCTCCTCTAAGTCCCATCCATTCGGTTCCTTTTCCTACTAGGGCCAATCTATCTTACTGATCTTGTGCCAATTTTGCCAGAACAGGAGCTCTGTCCAGGGGTTTGTTTCAGTGTCTGTTATTACAGCTGCATCACTCCAGATAGGATCTTCGACACAGGAGGTGCTCCAGGAACACTTGCTGGTTTTACCTGGTTTGATCACTTTGAGTCACTGTTGGGAACCGTGGGAGCCTGACTAGACTCTAAACACCACAAGCCTGACAGCCCCAGGGCTACATGCAACACTCAAGCTTGGACAGAGACGCTTCCCTCTAGCCATGCTGCAGGCCCTGGCCACACAGCCAGGCTGAAGCAGGATCTCAAGCATCCTCCTAACTTGGGAGTCCTCTGAGACTAACTGTACCACTGCCAGTACAGTCCTCTGCTCTGCCCTTCAGTGCTCAGCCTTGGGCTGAGACTAAGCAATTCAAA
Proteins encoded in this region:
- the Doc2a gene encoding double C2-like domain-containing protein alpha; protein product: MRGRRGDRMTINIQEHMAINVCPGPIRPIRQISDYFPRRGPGPEGGGGTGCGEAPAHLAPLALAPPAALLGATTPDDGAEVDSYDSDDTTALGTLEFDLLYDQASCMLHCRILRAKGLKPMDFNGLADPYVKLHLLPGACKANKLKTKTQRNTLNPVWNEELTYSGITDDDITHKVLRISVCDEDKLSHNEFIGEIRVPLRRLKPSQKKHFNICLERQVPLPSPSSMSAALRGISCYLKELEQAEQGPGLLEERGRILLSLSYISQRHGLLVGIVRCAHLAAMDVNGYSDPYVKTYLRPDVDKKSKHKTCVKKKTLNPEFNEEFFYEMELSTLATKTLEVTVWDYDIGKSNDFIGGVSLGPGARGEAQKHWNDCLHQPDTALERWHTLTSELPPAAGAYPSA